The following nucleotide sequence is from Acyrthosiphon pisum isolate AL4f chromosome A2, pea_aphid_22Mar2018_4r6ur, whole genome shotgun sequence.
AATGGAACTTGAGTGGTGACTTGGAACACTGTGACTTTTCTTTATTGAATTTGATAAAACTTCGTGAGTTTTCATTAGATATCGTTGATctttccataatattttatgttgttacaTTTCCAAtcagaaatattttatcagattttttgatatttcttaaCATTAAACAGAAATTTATGTTACAAACTGTTACACACATTTTTCGTAGACCAAATTTAAGCCACCAAACTGATACCATTTAAGACACAAAATTCgggtatgaatattttttaattgatgtaatacagttttattacaaattaggtagtccaaacattatttaaaaaaaaaaatcataatctgattttttaagaatgattttatttttcattgttaaaaAAGGGTGACTTGAAACATACCGAAGCAATACAAAAGAGAGCCGGGTAGTCGGTTGTAACGAAACTTCTCTGATGAAACTTTACAAAATGCCATTTCTGAATTGAAAAATGGTAACTTTTTATCCAtggtaatgagtaatgaccaaACAAACTCTCcagctttataatattagtatatagattataatataagtataaaaaagtgtatatagataatagataacattttattttttatgtataggtaggtactattttatgAATAACCTACGATCGTTAACTAcgattttccaaaaattattaaaatgagcGATGAAACAATGCCTACAGTTCCTTTGGGCTCTGACTCTGTTCTGGTTCTCTAAAATATCttcaatatatacctacagttaCCACTTAATATTAGTACTATGTACAATGTATgcgatgtatttatttatgagagagacttttatttttggattattattttttggattaGAGTGGTTATCTAGGGTTCTTGGgcttatatgatatattatatcatatagacCTCAATGAGTTCACTCTTATCCGTTTCACTGCAATTTTATCATAGATGCGCTTTCCAATAATGTGTCACCATATTTATTCATGTAGCAGTTGGCCAAGCCGCTATTGagcctaaatataataaattgtttgttttcgAGAGCCCTCTCGCTTGATTGTCCGCCCGACCGTAGATCGTGCCCGGGCCGGCTGCAAGgctgagtgtgtgtgtgtgtgtgtgtgtgtgtgtgtgtgtgcacgcgCGCGCGTGGTGTGCAACCGTAGTGATGGTGCAGCGCGGAGGGAGGCGGTGGTGCCGGGTGACAGATCGCCGCCGACGCGCACCGTGTAGCCCGACAGGTTGGCCAACCGCGTGTCGACGACAAATCGGTGCCCGACCGACCGTCCGAATACATCCGTCGCGGTGGCCGCCGCCGTCGTCTTCGCCCGTCGGCAGGCGACCGATGGTGGTAACAGTGTTCGCCGCGCACACTCGACCGTCGTAGGACCGCCGCCGTCGCCCGACCGTAGTCCGTACGACTCGTGCACGACATTCAGTTgtattcgtcgtcgtcgttcctGAGAACGCCGCGCGGTACGTCGATCGATTATAAACGACCCAGGAGCGACACGCGAGGGCCTGAACAGAGTCCCGATGATCGTGGCTATGGAGAGGAAACTCATATCGGAACTGATCGACGAGTATAAGACGTGCACCTGCCTGTGGAGGATCAAGGACCCCGACTACAAGAACAAAGAGATGAAGAACGAGGCGTACGAGTCGCTGCTGCAGttgataaaaaagtataataataattattataatgataataatagtattagaaCACTGTCGTGTAGTACGGGGCgagcgcaataataatattaacatcattGGTATTATGCAAAAAGACGCGGCGGCCGATTGCGGAGCGCGTGACAGGTCGTCAGCGACCTCAGTTGTAGAGTGTAGACCACGGCGGGCGGTAAACAAACACGTAGGGAAGTGTGGGGAGGGGAGACCGCGCTTTTCGGTGGCAGCGGCGCCCGGCGGTGGTGGACGAcctttaaaatgataataattcacGCGCTTAGATTGCGAGTTGCTGTGAAGTAGGCACTTTACGAATTGCATTTTCCGCTACTGCCGCTCATTTACTTGGCCAATAGTAAGGGATCACACGTCTACACCTCCCTACGCCGGcgtttactttattataaatatatatatataatatatactatagtacaCATACTAATTATACAACAAACTTCCTGTATCTAAAGATAACCCGACTTCGCccgcgaaaaaaataaataaacataaaatatataatatatatttatatatcgtcATTACGGTGTGTATTGGTTTTGGTGGACGGTAGTTCACGGGCAAATCGGCATCATCGTACCACTCTTCGTGACTAATTTGACTTAGATGGACActtgttatatttttgaacatgGTTCAAATTACTGTCTAAACTTTCCTGATGTCTctgaaaataactaattttggagtctataagctacaaacataaGGTCCTTAACATCATTACCTTTTGTGGTacatttgaataacaaacaatGCACTTTGGAGGGGGGAGTTTTGAGGAAGTGAAGGATTTACATATAGCAGCCAGTTTTGTTGCTGAAAAttcacttattttatttcaataaaatcagaacttcaaatttaaatgattttttagttttggtaACAGTTTTTCTTGTTTCTATACGTTGATGGACCTGCCTTGCTATATGGCTTAGCCAAAGTGGCGCATgacagctattataatatttgtacattataaatGTCATGTTACTAAATACTACCtagttaggtattaaaattgtGAATTCTGTGATGCATCACTATTCAACGTCTTTCGGAATAAACCGTATTACCCACAGTCTTAGAAGATAAAAGGTCAGAAATGGGGGGCCATGCCACCcaaagtgttaaaatattatttcataaattgacatgcataaataatttattggacAGCTAAATCACTAATtagttttaatgataaaaaataaaaataaaaatattatattttatgtcaaacCTATTTCATTCATAAACAGAAGTGTCataaaacgtttataaataaataagtcaaACCCAAATAATCTCTTGATTGAtgtttcataatttgttttttcacCTAAAGTATCCAACcaaagaattcataaaaatgtttctttttataaattatctaagatttgaaaatgtaatacaagattcttcaaaAGTTTGTCTATATAAAAAAGGTatacctttaacaaaaaaatgtctaccagaaagtctaattaaatttttatgattgtttgaagttcaaatttcaaaattgaatattcatCGGGAacgattttacaaaatgttttgacACGTTTTGGGCtatttacagatattttaaattttcagcttttaaatttttttagttaatacaattttactcgATAggtcaaaaagttttaaaatttaatataaggctcctcgCAAATACATTGTTCAATAGCggttaaaatatactaaaaatatataggaactattttttttttataaacatttaaagtttaatgttGATAAATCTTATCGAATTGAAAATTTGCGAAtgattttgcagttaaaaatttataaaatgttcaatttttatagctaaggaataaggattgcaaatttaaaacaaaggaCCCTCATAAGTAGGGCTTACTTTAACCATACAATTAATTAAGCTATAAACACAATTTCTttgtatagacattttaagttcaaatttggacgaaattatatacataaacaaagaataacgattttatagttatttttttgtaatttaaaaatattattcatgggtgcttgaaacttttaaagtagaTATGTATaccaaacaaaatgtttttggcAACatttaattcaacctactgttTTACTAATAGTTTAACTTTAATTGCAatagtatcataaaatatacttatatagttatctCGGATAGCTCAGAATATTATACtctcgtatacaatgattttatatcgttgaattcaaatgtaatacagcCATTAAATTACATCAGCGCGTCTttgatattgaataatatagatacgttaataataatataggtatattatttttttaggagcCAATATATAGTTGATAAATTGATTAATCTAATGACCTTCTGAACTTTCCCCTTTGATTAACCACTGCCTGTATGTAGCATCACGCAAATCTATCGTTATTTTGCCGCATGAAActaataccattataatatataggcattaTTTCACACGCGCTAACGAttttcgccgccgccgccgtcaacCGTTGTTTTTAAGACAAACGTCGTCAACGGCTGCTATAATGGAGGCCACGCTGATGTACGTTTACTGACTTTTGATTTGGAGCTTCTAAGTTTTGAGTGATTTTTTAACATTAGCTTCTCGTATATTTCcgttatctatattctataatacgaTCAAACTCATCTTACACGATGTATGTTGGACGtcctataaaattaactttttgctgttttattgttcttaataacccaatataatgtaatacaattgaTTCGTGATAAGATTAGTacctaaaatcataatatatttgtattcataaaaGAATATCACAAAAAAGTCAACAATTTATCAATACAAACCTTAGTGGCTCTGTTTTTCCACGTGTTTTCTTACAAACGAATACGTTGTTTAGTTGTAAACAAAccttaagattattttttaagaaggGCCCATAATatcgaaatatattaaaaatatgttgattagTGAATCAAATCAGTTGATTTCAATCGCTATAGTAATTAAGCTAGTCGACATAATGAAAATCATTGATCTGTAAagacatatttgatattatcggGTCAGCAGCAGTTTTGAGTGTAACCATctgcttgaaaattaataagATACATAGATTTCTTAATCTTTTTTTAGAATATCGTTGACTCAAACTTGAtccttttgaaattatatttttatgcgatGCGTTCTATgctctgttataatattatatattgcatctAGATATAACGAGAGCTGTACAATGGACGACCTGAAACGTAAAATAGCCAATCTGAGAACGTGTTACTTGCGggaattcaaaaaagtaatggacGCAAAGAGATATGGTGGAATATACGAGCCCAGTTTGTGGTATTACAAGTAAGAGCCCTGCTTCTAAATAATACTAGTTAGTATAGgtagtacgtatattataatatattatataattatacacgtATGTCAACACGccgtgtgatataatattaatacgcaTGTAGTGTTGGGGGTATATTAGGTACTTCTGAAATGTAATAGAATCacgttaatatataaatattgaaataaggTAATTAAGTTAGGTACTTTTACGTTAATCTATCATAACACGCACATTGAATTCCATTGCTTtccaaaattaaaagtaaaatgttacTATGGGGATAAATAGGTCATATTAtgacatttcaattttttttttaattgtgttaaGTACACTGATAATAGATAATAGTTGCCTAGTTGATTTGtggacttataaattattatgtcctcgagttacgattattattaaatcgcaCGATTAGATTAACCTTATAGACACAATATCGCTTTGTGTCAACATTTGAACGAAGATGAAGATTTAAACGGAtgcttaacaataataatagaaaataacaaaaaattatatttaaaaacagtgtGTGGGTggttaaatttcaaatgtttgaaTGATTCGAATACTAGGCATAGCACAATACATCATATACAAATTGTTTGAATGATACTATttttcatacaaataaaaagaCTAATTGACCAATATGCTAAtagttaatatacttttatatacatCAATGTTTTACGTTTCATGTCAATAATAAACgcatatttaatatgataactaCCCCTAAAGTGTATATGGTTATTTCAGCATTTTCGGTggaattgaaatacaatattatcaactaTTTTCTTACTACTCACACTGTTAAGTATACACATgctcaaaaatattgaacacgTATATGTTACACGTGTGTTATATACTgcttaattatagtaataaatattgataatcgtGTTATAGATCCTTAGAGTTCCTAAACGATCAGCATCACAGCGAAGACAGAGTGCGGTTGGGCCGCAGTTATCCGGATAACAGTGATGAAGATAACGAGTCAAACGAGGTACTagttactatatagtatatatttagccataaatatttatttacataatatttatgtatgtacgtatgtatgtatatgtacatgtatagaaacagatttttatttctgaaataattacaaacctacctataattattgtaaatattagaaAAGTACCTATCATGAGGACGACTCTGTAGTATCCCTCTCACAGCCCCTTTCTCATCTTAAAATTCGGATTTCCTCTATAACCAGGTATACATATatcttacatatattatattttacgtgtCTTCTTTGAATtgcacatacatatataatatttatgtaataatagtaatataataatatataatatatatgtatataacgacATAGCTGtgcatttattatgttttgggAATCTTTGCTAGTTGGGTATAGTAGGTGTAAGATATGTACTGCGGTGATGTTGATGTATAGTATATGTACAAATAGTACAGTGATCGTGATTGGTGATATAGTGATATGCATACATAAATTAGTTTTAGCTAGTACcgttatatattttctaaatgtcAAAAACGTGTAATTCTGTTAGCAATAAGTTTATAGAAGACAATGCCAGggaaacttaatttataaaaaaaaaaaaaagctagtacaaaataataataataattaagttttcaaACATACTCTCATATAAATCAAGAAGGATTGTAATCTGTAGAACAtcgacaattattatgaatacgataaatcaattaaatcatAAACCTGATACTTCGAGTAATCGaataacttacataatatatcatattattccaacataaaattatgataaacatggtataaatcataatgtatagTTACAAGGAATGTCAAAGTAATATCACCAAACAGTTTTAAACACTAATTATTGGTACACGGAAATCTGTATGTTGTtcgtatttaaatgtattaagctATGAGCGTTTGACTACGACGCAATCTgtcctaataattatatacagatGACATGCATCTcgtcagcataatataatatacaacccctaatatatatagtcatatggAAAATGCGTTTTGAATAACTAGCGATATTATATGAATGATTTATAGTGACATAATTTTTTGACGTCACACCTTCTATATAGCGTTACCTTTATTATGCGATTTAACGAATTttctaacaataaataatgatattaaagtcgaaattaataattaaaattataatattacattatatttaggtactgacatctataatacaatattattccatataataaacaatttcttggcatatataataataaaataatgtacatatctattagattattattattattatattataaccgatATAGagataatcataatcataatgtacaaaacaataattttactttgtCGATTCCgtcagtttaatataatattataatatctgtattgAGTACCTATTCTGCAGTATATATTGCATCGATGATACTTCCTCAtacattatttctatatatcattattgtactatattgcGGATATATACTTTAACACTTAAGTACCAAAGTGCACTTCAGTTTACACATACAATTATGATATTAGTAACTATTGCTACAAACGATGTTCAATATAATAGAAgggctgataataatattaattcagacATAAGTGctcaagtattaaaattaagcaATGTCAATTTTCTAGTCGCTCCTCCGAACTTTCACCGTTCTCTTGCcattaccatttttatttgtCCTAcgcgttatttaaaaattgtatagtgtaatGTAGTTTAATGTAGCtggcttatgagttatgaggaCCATTTTATAATCGTAATCCTACtataaaacctatattatattaaaaaaaagttccaaaattgAATTCATCAGTACCTAATTCAATATTTGTGTCaaagaaattttgttttttttatcttacaGTTAggtacaaaaatttaattttctacaaATTCCCAGCCctactcataaaatatattaacaaaattatagacGCATAACATCATGGTGTACGAGGACGTTGACGACCGAGCTGGGTCCGAGGACAAGGACTCTTGTTCCACTGAACCTGAGTACCTGCAGCAACCCTGTACCGCAACCAGCAGCGGCTTGCAAACCATATTGAGCGGCAGTGGTGCAGATGGCGTCAGGAGACCCAAGAGACGTCGACGGGTGTTGGACGTATCGCCGGCGCAGAACGGGCCATCCGCTAGAGCGCCGCCGCCGGCACCGGATCGGTTTTCTAACACCGCGGGAGCAGCCGACTTTTACGAACCTCAAATATTGGGTGGCGTGGGTGGCGACCCTACCGATCCGCCGGTGGCCGACTACTATGACGGTTTTGGCCGGTACGCGGCCAACGAGCTCCGGCAAATGGACAGACAGTCGGTGATCATCGCCAAGCGGCTGGTCAACGAAGTTCTGTTCCTGGGCCAGATGGGCATGTTAAATGTCAACACCAGGATCGAGACGCCGACGACCAGCCGACGGAAGAATGCGTCCTCGTCGACTGGGTGCAAGTCGGAATTGCATAATCGTCGGCACCGTCACCGCCGCGACGAGGACGAGGAAGACAACGACGATGACAACGACTGCGAAGAACATGGCCACGACGGCGGCGGACGCgaatcgtcgtcgtcgccgatGCCGCCCGTCGAGTTCATGGAGACTTCGTGATACGCCGCGGAAAATGGTCAGCCGATTGACGAGCGATCATCATCTCCGCACTGCACGTAGCCGATAACCCATCTCCTCACTGAAGTCTACGAAGACCTAATTCTGTTTGATGACGATGATTGACGTCTACATCTACGACGAATCCAAACAATCAGTCTGATCAATACGGAGCGTAAATTTGTGTATcgtgtaaaatttatttttattttttaaattatttattttataagactgCTTAATATTCTACGCGTGGGTTCGTATATTGGGGCGTCACGATGTGTTTTTATGTTCTACAATTATttgagtacaattttttttttaattttaaatataagtattgttTTCGGAGTTTTTTGTCATTTGGACGATTCTTCATTATAACAACTTAAagagataattataatactatattatattatatttactatacgcTTTAACTTTAAGAGTTACTTTAAATgtgatttgttaatttattaatatacctatgcagGACCGGCTCAAGCGAAAATAGTGAACTAGGCCAAATCAAATTTTGTCatccctaaaaatataatattatcagtattttgaaaatgccgCACTCTTACTAAAGTGCTGCTTAAGTGCCGCCCTAGGCGTGGGCCTATGTTGCCTACCCCTTGAGCCGGGCCTGAACCTATGTAATTGAACGtttttattatacgtatattgaCTTTAATCCAATTACTTGAGCTTATTATTTCCATAACTTTTTCAGTCACcgaggaaatataatataatataatatataattcaatatcactatactatactatacgcAAGTAAAACGTGTATGGTGCACCTACACATAAAATAACCTATTCATTTCAGGAGTACCTATACTCCCGTGAGGGTCACTGTTGGGTGTCGCGTGTTGGACGgtaattatgcataatattatataatatttataataaataccaaacttTCGCCGTTACGAATAACGCAACTttgtacatattgttatttgttaaacaCGCGCGTACGACTTGCACCTGGAATATATAATTACTACACGTcgtaaatttatgtttaatggtagtttgaaaaatacattttttaagtttgtgtacgatttttcgtataatatttacctatagatactatattatgtagatgatgacgtatagttatttattattaacaggtacctatattataacaaataagcGTTGTTCCTATACATTACGTATTACATTATACGCGTATTTGTGAAACTCGAGGTTGAATTTTTGTGGTCcacaaatttaaaacgaaattttCTCGGTCCGCTACAACTGAAAGTTTTACAATTGCAAAATGAAGTATTGTATACGACGAAGCGAGTCGACAAAAACATTAGGTAGGTGTCTAACTGGTAAATTCACCGAAACAACGTTCAGTGagtatttttatacctacacctCATGACACGGATTATTTGCACACATTTTGAGAGAACCTTTCTGTTGTACTTTTTTTCAGCCATTTATAAACGTGACAGTTAGACGCTATAAGGTtagtttggtaaaaattataGCCGCGCCactaaaatggaaaaaaatatacagtccACTGACATACACATTAATGTGgacaaaaacacacataatatatgattacaCATTTACTACCAACGAACCTTTATTTTAATCCTCAGACAAAAAAAGCCTTATATTTGAGAACGAGCAAAACATTTTTACCCGAGGTAAGAGGTAACTATTCTGTAAATTATAgcatatatataattcatatttattatctataataaaatatataaatttattatatatatttatatatttttttttcctttataattattttttttttcaaaaggcGCTATGTCTAGGAGTATGTCCAAAGGCCTATTTTGGATGCCTATTTGGCAGAATTTCAATTTGGACACctgtaggtttctgccatgcccggttGGGCAGACAATTGCCTGACCATAGAGTGATGCCGTCCGTGGCAGGAATTCGAACCGTCGATGGTGCGCGTTACaaccttagtccgctcggccactccgtcccccaaattatatattattataattatttacttttttttctatttataattaataagataaaaatatcgTGATGCTATGTTATATCGCTCAGTTACATAAATATACgtgtatagttattttaaattacagttattatatttcaaaatgtaaaggACCCATGGGGGGTTGGCATGGGTCGACAGTGAGTCTTGACCCGCTCCTCCCGACAGGGTTGGTGACCGAAGCTAACAAGGGGCAGAGCCCTGtagttactaataattaaatgtcTGCGTTCATACATGTCTGCGCACGTACAAGGTTTAAttgtttgattaataatataaaagtttataggtgtatgtg
It contains:
- the LOC100572795 gene encoding uncharacterized protein LOC100572795, with the translated sequence MIVAMERKLISELIDEYKTCTCLWRIKDPDYKNKEMKNEAYESLLQLIKKYNESCTMDDLKRKIANLRTCYLREFKKVMDAKRYGGIYEPSLWYYKSLEFLNDQHHSEDRVRLGRSYPDNSDEDNESNETHNIMVYEDVDDRAGSEDKDSCSTEPEYLQQPCTATSSGLQTILSGSGADGVRRPKRRRRVLDVSPAQNGPSARAPPPAPDRFSNTAGAADFYEPQILGGVGGDPTDPPVADYYDGFGRYAANELRQMDRQSVIIAKRLVNEVLFLGQMGMLNVNTRIETPTTSRRKNASSSTGCKSELHNRRHRHRRDEDEEDNDDDNDCEEHGHDGGGRESSSSPMPPVEFMETS